The Chiloscyllium plagiosum isolate BGI_BamShark_2017 chromosome 38, ASM401019v2, whole genome shotgun sequence genome segment AAAGAGCAATAGCCCTCATAGCAACTCCTGGGGAGCATCATGCTACActttcctccagtctgaaacatcagtattcactgctactctctattttctgtcctttattttgaattcattctgctggcttctttttttaaaatcccatggGCTTTACTTTTATTAACAAGTCCATTGaataccttgtcaaacatcttccaCATTTCCATATTCATAATATCAACTGCACCTCTTTCACTGGCTACATCAAAGAACTGAATCAAGTTagtcaaatatgattttaaaaaagccatGTTGCCTTTCATTTAaccatgctgttccaaattcagGTTCACTTTGTACTGGATTATTGTCTTGAATAATTTCCTTACTATTAATGTTAGGCTGACTGACTTTTCATTCTGAGTTTATGCATTGcctaccatcacctcccctacccccaccacctccccaactTCTAAAAACAGATACAACATCTTCAGTCCTCCCACTATATTGAAAGAGGTCTGGAAGATCATGACCAGGTAACCCATACAGTTTTCAGTCTTACTTCCCTCAGCTAGAATGCATCATGTCTGGAGGTCTATGAACTTAAAAGCATGTCCTCCTTATTTTTATCTTATCGTACACTCCATAGACATACACATAATGTTGTTCCCCCTTTACTTTGACATTTCTTgctaattgtcctgatgagtacaactTAAAAAACTTTGCCAAAATGCGGTTGATTTTTCAGGATGCATTAATAGTTCATAAAATTGCAAAAACGTATGCTACAATTGAAAGTGCAGGAAACTAGAATTAAATGAGGAATTACCTTATTAGTGTACAAAATGTAATTATTACAGGAAGAGGGAGATTTGTCACAGTGATATTAATTATTGGATACATGGATCAAATGCCTGATCAAAATCTTGACTAAAAATTGCTGAAATATTTAATCAGTAATATTGTAGGATAAGATGCTGAGAAATTAGCAAAACAAAACTCTGAACTAATGTggccaaaatattttcaaatataaatttaaaattaacattaaacCTTTTTCTTAATTTCACTTATAGGTTTATTAAAACCATTTGTTATGGGTCTTGGCAGCTTGTTATATTTCAGGGACAGGTAATCTTGAACGGATTCGAAGCTCAGATCTTATCTTGGAGCTGAAACCTTAAAGATGATTGCACCATGAGGTGAGTTCTGCCAATTGTTTGTCCCATACTTTGGCCGATTCCAGCCACAGAAGGACATCTGTATTAAAACATAAAAGTGAAAAGACATTTTGGCATAATTGAATCTTCAGTTATCAATGGCTTAAGGAAAAGAGATCCATTTATTATGAGTCATATCCTGCCTTACATAATGCCAAGTCCTTTAAGTGTTCAATCTTGCCAATGAAAGGACGCAGTTTGATGAGCGCCTGAAACATTTCGATTACTTATGCACAGAGTTGACTTGTCTGATGTGACCGCAGGAGTGATTTGCCAGTCCCACAAAAAATGCAAACGCTTTTAGATACTTGAATTCTGGCAAGCTGTGACTGCCAATCCAGTCCACTTTggaaagtgaattggccataatagtTGATTAAAATTGATACACAACTTAAATAAATTGGTGCTTTTATCGAGTCAGGCTGCAAATCAAAGCAAACTGAATGACATTGATCCGAACAAACTGCACAATGCAAATTACACCTGAAAAAAATAAAACCGAGGGCCAGATCCGGTTTTATATCTCGAAACGGGACGTCCAGCTCAGTACATTGATCTAGCTACTTCACTTTACGTGTGATTATAGCGATTTTCCTGGAAGTGTGTGCATTCCTGTATTCGCCTATTCGTGGTCGCTAAAAGCTGTATCTTCCTACTTGCGACTTCCTGCGTTTCTAACCATGTGCTTCTAACATGTGCTCTGCCCATAGTCATTGCATTAATATATAAACACAGCCAGGTTGGCAATATTCAGTTTGCTCGTCACTCAAAGCCTGACATACCAAAGATGCTTGAGTTTCAGTTACTGATCAGAGGTCGCTCCCAAGTAATTGAAAATCTCGAGTCTGAACAGTCCCATTGATTTAACACGGTCGCCAGTCACTCTCTCAggttttggatcagtggtgctggaagagcacagcagttcaggcagcatccgaggagcagtaaaatcgacgtttcgggcaaaagcccttcatcaggaataaaggcagagagcctgaagcgtggagagataagctaNNNNNNNNNNNNNNNNNNNNNNNNNNNNNNNNNNNNNNNNNNNNNNNNNNNNNNNNNNNNNNNNNNNNNNNNNNNNNNNNNNNNNNNNNNNNNNNNNNNNNNNNNNNNNNNNNNNNNNNNNNNNNNNNNNNNNNNNNNNNNNNNNNNNNNNNNNNNNNNNNNNNNNNNNNNNNNNNNNNNNNNNNNNNNNNNNNNNNNNNNNNNNNNNNNNNNNNNNNNNNNNNNNNNNNNNNNNNNNNNNNNNNNNNNNNNNNNNNNNNNNNNNNNNNNNNNNNNNNNNNNNNNNNNNNNNNNNNNNNNNNNNNNNNNNNNNNNNNNNNNNNNNNNNNNNNNNNNNNNNNNNNNNNNNNNNNNNNNNNNNNNNNNNNNNNNNNNNNNNNNNNNNNNNNNNNNNNNNNNNNNNNNNNNNNNNNNNNNNNNNNNNNNNNNNNNNNNNNNNNNNNNNNNNNNNNNNNNNNNNNNNNNNNNNNNNNNNNNNNNNNNNNNNNNNNNNNNNNNNNNNNNNNNNNNNNNNNNNNNNNNNNNNNNNNNNNNNNNNNNNNNNNNNNNNNNNNNNNNNNNNNNNNNNNNNNNNNNNNNNNNNNNNNNNNNNNNNNNNNNNNNNNNNNNNNNNNNNNNNNNNNNNNNNNNNNNNNNNNNNNNNNNNNNNNNNNNNNNNNNNNNNNNNNNNNNNNNNNNNNNNNNNNNNNNNNNNNNNNNNNNNNNNNNNNNNNNNNNNNNNNNNNNNNNNNNNNNNNNNNNNNNNNNNNNNNNNNNNNNNNNNNNNNNNNNNNNNNNNNNNNNNNNNNNNNNNNNNNNNNNNNNNNNNNNNNNNNNNNNNNNNNNNNNNNNNNNNNNNNNNNNNNNNNNNNNNNNNNNNNNNNNNNNNNNNNNNNNNNNNNNNNNNNNNNNNNNNNNNNNNNNNNNNNNNNNNNNNNNNNNNNNNNNNNNNNNNNNNNNNNNNNNNNNNNNNNNNNNNNNNNNNNNNNNNNNNNNNNNNNNNNNNNNNNNNNNNNNNNNNNNNNNNNNNNNNNNNNNNNNNNNNNNNNNNNNNNNNNNNNNNNNNNNNNNNNNNNNNNNNNNNNNNNNNNNNNNNNTTatccctgtattccgcattcttatttgtctttccaaaatggacaacctcacacttgacagggttgaactccatcgccactcctctgcccagctctgcatcatatctaagtccctttgcagccgacaacagctctcatcactatccacaactccaccaatcttcgtatgatctgcaaatttactgacccacccttcgactccctcttccaagtcattaataaaaattacaaacagcagaggacccagaactgatccctgcagaactccacttgtaactgggctccaggctgaatatttaccacgtaccaccactctctgacttcgaccggttagccagttctctatccaactggccaaatttcccactgactttccgcataagcctaccatggggaaccttatcaaatgctttcctaaagtccatgtacactacatccactgctctaccctcatccacatgcttggtcacctcctcaaagaattcaataagacttgtaaggcaagacctaccctcacaaatccgtgctggctgtccctaatcaagcagtgtctttccagatacttataaatcctatccctcagtattaatTAAAATCCAattctgaagttctgaagaaacgtgaactcaatttctctctccacagatgctacaagtcctgcagagtttctccagcaatttgttttccaTGTGACCGTTCATTGATATTGCTAAGTTGATATATGAATATTGATCCGAATCCTTGAGGTCGTCCTCATAGGTGTGTCAGTCAGCCCCAGCTGCTTTCACCattttccagtgttttctgtgggtgctggacggctggtttgtggcACAGTGAGAggtcaacagcgtgggttcaattcctgaactgtctgaggttaccgtgaaggactctccttctcagtcTCAACTATCCCCAGTGTCTCTCTATAATGACAGAGTAACCCGGTGGTCTCGTACGATTATGGTGACCTTTACTGGTGCAACATGTAACCTATTTCAGTTTGAAGATATTTCATTCTACATCTTCGGTGTTACCTTCTCCCCAAAATGCTGACACAAAGAATTAATGACGTCTCGCCATTGCTAAACCCTGGTGACTCTAATGTAAAGTATGGAACAGCAGCCAGAGGTGTGTCTCTGGGCCACTGTAGTGGACTCAGTTCACTGGAACCACCAATTAAAACGCTTCCTGTTACCATCATCGAAGTTTCTGCCTATGGAATAAATAATAATCCCCATTTCCCTTATAATTCTAAATCAAACCTTGAGGGTAGTAAAATTCTCTGACCTCGGGATTTCAAATGATCTACCACATTTAGGGTTCCAGCTACAATCCCGGATGTAGAGTCAAACTTAGCCTTCAAAACCAAACCAGCTCCACTGTTACCAATCTCTGCGGCGAACTAGAATAACAGGGCTTCAGGAAACAGCTCTCCCTACTGCAGTCAGGAACCGACAGTGAGTGGGACTGATGTGGACTAGAATGATCATCACATTTGGAATGGGGAGGGGCGTGCAGGAGGGAAGACGggtgctcttgtggtgcagtggtagtgcccctacctctgagccacgaggcctgagttcaaatcttACCTGTTGCACAGGTTTGCAACATGTGTGAGCAAGTCAAACTAAAACCAAACTGATTTTCCTATTTAATTCACAGAACAGTTGAGAATAGTTCATCTCTGGTGACTACCACTGACATGAATAAAACAACTTTACCGCAGTTCTGGGGGCGGGGGTATCTTGTGACGCACTGGTGGTGTCCCTACCACTGAGCTGAAGGGCCTGGGCTCGAATCCAGAGGTGTGTGGTAACATGTCTGAGTCAGTTGATGTAAAAATACTCCTGAAGGTTAGTCCGCgatgacaaacagcagtttgATCACATTGATGTGAGATCACTGTGCTGTCTGCCCATTGTTCAGAATATGCTCCAGCCCCAGTCCGATTACACAGTCTACACAAGCTGAACAAAACTGGTGGCTTAACTAAGCTTTTTCTTAAAATCAGGAAACAATCTCAGGGAAGAGTTTCAGTGCAGCGTTGAGTATGTGCTTGCCAGTCACTGCCCCTTAAACCAACCCAACCTTGATCTCAAAcccaaaaacagaatttgctgaaaaagctcagcaggtctggcaatatctgtggagagaaatcagagttaacgatttgggtccagtgacccttcctcagaatctcaAAACAGTTCTAACCGCTCAGCGATGTTACCTGCTCCTGGACTGTCATGTCTCCCTCCACCATGTCAGTTTACGTCCAGGTTAGAGATCTTGAAATCTTGTGCCGTACGAGGGGGCAAGAAATGTGGCTTGCTTGAACTGAGCAATGAACTGTTGGGTTTGATTAAATTGGGGGCGATTGGCAATAAAGCGTCTCAACCGCATTGGTCAATGACTTTAGTTCAAGATCCATTAAAACAGCGCATTTGTAGCACGGTGggagtgtccctatctctgagttcaaagatatgcaggttaggtggactggccatgctaaattacccctatagtgttcagggatgtgcaggctaggtggattagtcatgggaaatgcagggttacagggctaggAGAAGAGAGTGGCTCTGGGTCGGATGCTCTTCAAAAGAGAGTCGGTGTCGACTCGAATGGCCACACTGGAGGGCTTCAATGAATCTGCTTCTGAACCGGAAAAAAaaccgggttcaaatcccaccagctcCAGGGCTGAGCAATGCcatctctcattcctgatgaagggcttatgcccgaaatcgTCGACTCTCCcgttcctcggatgcttcctgacctgctgtgcttttccagcaccacacttgttgacccatctctcaacaggttgagtagaaaatatttgcaagcgAAAACGAAGGGCAatggttgtgtccctacctctgagacaggagaGCCCATTTGAGTCCCACTAACgggagggggaagggaagggtCTCCCACCCAAAAAGAAATGTACAAAACGGGGGAAATGAAGAGTATGGAAAAACGTCTCCAAAAATCAGGCGCTCTCCAAATCTTCAATATTCTACTCACAAACATTTCATCTTCCccaccgcccccaccccattctAGTTCTGAAATCGTTTCTGTTTATCTTAGAGTCGTGGAAGTTTGTTCCCAGTCCTGACGAAGCACCGATAAGTCTGTCAGAGAAATCCTAGGGATGGGTTTGGATTGACTGAGTGCGCTGTCGGAgatccacccccactcccctccctccGCCTCCCGCTGTCGCCAGGAGAGTGCGGGCCGGGGAAAGCAGTCCGGGTACTGTAACTGGGGAAATTGAAGCATTAACATAAAGGGGCGTGTTCAGATGGAAGCAGacaaggggggagggggagggggagagcgaGGGGCACGTCATGAGCTTTAGAAAACCCGAGGAGGAGCTGGAGAGGATGCCATTCACTCGGTGGGAGTGAGGAATAGTTCCCGAGCCCTGGACGTTACAGGTGGGAGCAGGGATGACCTCTTCAGGTTCGCTACCCCCTCATCCAGCCGCTAGTCACTAGACTCTCTCACTGTGGGGTCCctgcattttgtttgttttagctGGACTGGCCGAAGGGGAGGGGGGGTAAGCAGGCAGGAGTTCAGACGGTTATCTCTACCTGAGCCACCCCCACCCACTTGCTCCCCTTTGTGAgatccccccccccaaaaaaaagaccGAGCCGGGAGCATGCTCCCCAACAGCCCGCTCTGGGGGTGGGcaaggggggggtggggttgggggcgggggagggggggggggggggggggggaggtgagcgGAGGGAGAGAGCCCGTGCTACGCCGCTCGGTTTTAGGGGGTAGTCATGGCTGCAGAGATGACCATCGGACTGGCCAAAGCGGCCGTGGTGAAATTCTCCGAAATGATCGGCGAGAGAACGAAGCAGATAAGCAGAGCGATGCAAGAACCCCGGAGGCAGCGAAGGGTCATGCTGGTGATAGTGTGCATTGCCCTGCTGTTGGACAACATGCTGTACATGGTCATTGTCCCGATCATACCGAACTACCTGGAAACTCTGCGAACTTACAAGCTGGTCTATGTCAGTTCAGCTTCCAATGGAACCAATGGCTCATCTCTGAACTCCAGCCAGAGAGTTGTGCGGTACACCAACCCCAATGCAAACGAAGACATACAAATCGGGGTGTTCTTTGCTTCCAAAGCCATCCTGCAGCTCCTCGCCAACCCCTTGACTGGCACTTTCATTGACCGTGTGGGCTGTGACATCCCTCTGTTCATAGGGCTGATCATCATCTTCCTATCCACCCTCACCTTTGCCTTCGGCGAAAGTTACGCCATGTTATTCGTGGCCAGGAGCATGCAGGGCTTGGGCTCAGCCTTTGCAGACACCTCGGGCATCGCGATGATCGCGGACAGGTACACGGAGGAGTCCGAGAGGAGCACCGCCCTGGGCATCGCCCTGGCGTTCATCTCCTTCGGCAGCTTGGCGGCGCCCCCTTTCGGGGGGATCCTGTACGACTTCGCGGGCAAGCGGGTGCCCTTCCTGGTGCTGTCGTTCGTCTCTCTGCTGGACGGGATCTTGCTGCTGACCGTGGTGTCCCCCCTGGGCGGCAGAACCCGCGAGAACATGCCGCAGGGCAGCCCCATCTACAAGCTCATGATCGACCCATACATCGCGGTGGTGGCCGGCGCTCTGACCACCTGCAACATCCCCCTGGCCTTCCTGGAACCCACCATCTCCAACTGGATGAAGCAGACAATGAACGCGAGTGAGTGGCAAGTGGGGCTAACGTGGCTGCCCGCGTTTTTCCCGCACATCCTGGGGGTATACGTGACTGTCAGACTGGCTGCCAAGTATCCCAACTACCAATGGTTCTACGGAGCCATCGGCATGGTTATAATCGGTGCTAGCTCCTGTACAGTTCCAGCTTGCAGGAACTTTGAAGAACTCATtatcccactgtgttccctgtGTTTTGGGATCGCGCTAGTGGACACTGCCCTGTTGCCGACCCTTGCTTTCTTGGTAGATGTTCGCCATGTGTCGGTGTATGGCAGTGTCTATGCCATCGCTGACATCTCCTATTCGGTTGCTTATGCCCTGGGACCTATTGTGGCCGGCCAGATCGTTCACACGCTGGGCTTTGTTCAGCTCAACCTGGGCATGGGCTGTGTCAACGTCTTGTACGCCCCCGCCCTGTTGCTGCTCAGAAACGTGTGCCAAATGAAACCCTCGCTCTCCGAGACGAATGTCCTCCTGGAGGAGGGACCCAAAGGGCTCTACGACACCATCAAAATGGAAGAACGCAGCACCGGGAAGAAAAAGTACGGCAGCTCGGCCGGGAACTACTCCACGGCCGGGGGCCGAGATGTCACCGGGTTCGAGAGCTCCAGGAGGAACCAGGTTCAGTCTGAAGATGATTCATCGGGCAGTGATTACAGCTAACTCCGGCACTCTTCCACAGTCACATCTCCCAAGGACAATAACATTAACGAGATGTAACATCCCATTGCCCGTCTGTGATGTACTCGGTGTCTAATATAAGCATTACCCATTGCTCGTGAATTAATTTTGTATAGTTTATGTAATCGCTTATTCCACTTGTTTTAAGCGGATGGAGAATGGGATAAAGTTGAAAAGATTATAATCTGCATTCTGTCAGAACCCAATATCCATTTATCACCATTCTACTTAACTGATGTCCCAATGCCCCATTGCTCTATTGTATCGCTGTGTGCCAGTTTTAGTTTGTAATTTTTTTGTGAGGAGTAAATCGTTGTATGTATTTAAACAAAATTCATGGATACATTCAGGGATCTGACGGGAAGTGAATAATTGTATATATTGTATGTTCCTTGAATTGTTCTCCCCAACCCTTTGAATCGAAGCAGAGGTGATTGTGTATTTTTCTCGGAGAATTAATCTCTGTATGGGACTATTCCGACCATTGTGTGCTGCTATATTATAAATACAATGTCAGATTAAAGCCTGGATCAAGACACGGTGAATGAGTTTGAATAAATCGGTGTTCCAATCATATCACGGCTGGATACACGCACTGCACTTAGTGAAAAGTGTCAGGTTTGGCACGTCCCACTGTGTACTTCCTTAAAAAATAGCTGTATTTTCACTTTTCGAGCGCTCCATATTCCGATGTCAGGAAACCTTAACGGCACTTGAAATGTAATTGCTGGCAATTTAGTGAATGCACACATTGGAATAATGTGGTTAAAGTGTTGGCTTCATCTCCAACACAGAATAATTAAAACGTCCTCTGTGTCTTACTCGAATAAATTCGAGATCTGCTCGGAGCTCCCGTCCGAACAAATTCAAGTGAATACTATAATGTTCTCCACGATGAATCACTTGAAGACTGTAGACCATTATTTGGTTCCAAAAGACAGGTTGTCTTAGCTTCACGTTTTAATAAGGTGGAGCACGCTTACTCCACGGCACTCAACGTGAAAATTGTTTTCGGTACTAAATAAACCAATCGTCAGAATTATAAAACCAGAACATACCATTTGAAGGCGGTGGTTACAGATGAAACAGAGGCAGATGAGTGGGATGAAAATCCTTTTCTAAAAAGAACATTCAGCGTTTATGATTTAGGATGCACTCTGACAGAATGGTAGAAATTGATTCAATGgaagttgtaaaaaaaaatggattgtgtgtgtgtgtggttgggtGGGTGGGCATGAATGCGGATAAAGAACCGAGCGGAGATGTTAACCGGAAAGGTCCTTCGAACAGCTGACACGCAcccgatgggcccaatggcccgAAACATCGCACCATTCTGTAATTCAGTGAAAAGGAGGGTATCAGAGCGTATCCGAGAATTCTCTTTAGTTCACATATTAGCAATCATAGTTATAAAAAATCAAAAGGCCGCTTAATCAGTGGGTAGACACTCTTACAAGTTGAAGTTTATagtgtagatttaaggtaaagtaACATTgaaaactacaaatgctggaggtcacatccatggatgttgtcagacctgctgtgatctccagcatttgttgttttcagtacagattccagcatcaaaGGAATTTGCTCCCTTCAACATTACAGTCTGCACGGGCTGCCGCATCTGTGAATATATTCGATGCCAGGAAGATAAAACAACGAGtttctgaaatatctaaatcaaAACGGGGCCAACTCCGAGTGAGATGCATGAGGTGCAACCTGTTGCAACTTGAATAAAAATAGAGAAAATCCCCGTATGAGTAGGATATCGGAAGCCTCGACTTCCACGTGTGTCCAGACATTAAAATGACTAAATAGCAAACTAACTCTTGAAAAACGATCCGAAACCATTGTCAGCTTTGTCTCGAGTCGGCGCACGCTGCACAGAAAGCTTAGTTACTGTCTCGGCTGACATTGAGTATCACAATTCACCGAAAAATTAAACAGATACACAGACGgcatagaaaaaaaaactcatagaCAACTGACGCACATGATAAATTCATCAGTAGAACTTGCCAAGAAATACAGTCCGATAATCTGGAGGTCATCTTTCACAAGTTTGGGAgtaaataacatttttaatatatatttgaaaaatcGATGAGCAGTTTTAATTCAAATTCATCTAATAAATTGCAATAAACGTGGTGCTTTTTTGTTGAAGAACATGATTAATGGGGAAAGAGGTAACTAATGACTGACTTTAATTTGAAAGAAGGTTTCTATTTGTGTTTGAATATTTCAATAATGTAAGTCAATAGTTTATACATCGTACAATGATTGGTGGAGTTAGGCGCTAACTGTGCCCTCGGTTATGCCATCTCAGGGTGAAATCTAACAGAACCCTCGATTAAGACCTACAACAGCACATTAATAATCCTTCATCGCGAAATTATTCATTACACACATTGCAATACTCATTCCGCATCCTCCCAGCCACAGACAGAAATCATCCCCGCTTTCGACCAGGTTTTGCGACCTATCTTTCACACAAACATGCAAATCGTCAAATTTGACTCTGGAATTTAATACCAAGAGTGAAATCTGGGTAGAACTGACAATATGCGTTTGTAAATATTAATATGTGTACATGGAAGAATATCTATTTGTATATGCAAAAGTGTGCAATAGAGAATGTGGGTATATGTAAATTGTGCTGGTAAGATTATTTGCAAATGCATACATAGGTatttgtgtgtttgcatgtgtaaaTGTACATTGGATAGACCAAATGCTTGGAAATGTAAATGTGCACAGGTGAGAATGTTTGTTTGCGTATGTAAATATGCACAGGTTTGTATGTTGGtttgtatatatgtatatatacaaattgtatgtgtgtttgtatatgtAAATGTGTACAGGCGTGTACGCGTGTTTGTATATGTAAATGTGTGCAAGTGTGTATGCGTGTTTGTATATGTACATGTGTTCAGGTGTGTACGCGTGTTTGTATATGTAAATGTGTGCAGGTGTGTAGTGTGTTTGTATATGTAAATGTGTGCAGGTGTGTACGCGTGTTTGTATATGTAAATGTGTGCAGGTGTG includes the following:
- the slc18a3a gene encoding probable vesicular acetylcholine transporter-A; the protein is MAAEMTIGLAKAAVVKFSEMIGERTKQISRAMQEPRRQRRVMLVIVCIALLLDNMLYMVIVPIIPNYLETLRTYKLVYVSSASNGTNGSSLNSSQRVVRYTNPNANEDIQIGVFFASKAILQLLANPLTGTFIDRVGCDIPLFIGLIIIFLSTLTFAFGESYAMLFVARSMQGLGSAFADTSGIAMIADRYTEESERSTALGIALAFISFGSLAAPPFGGILYDFAGKRVPFLVLSFVSLLDGILLLTVVSPLGGRTRENMPQGSPIYKLMIDPYIAVVAGALTTCNIPLAFLEPTISNWMKQTMNASEWQVGLTWLPAFFPHILGVYVTVRLAAKYPNYQWFYGAIGMVIIGASSCTVPACRNFEELIIPLCSLCFGIALVDTALLPTLAFLVDVRHVSVYGSVYAIADISYSVAYALGPIVAGQIVHTLGFVQLNLGMGCVNVLYAPALLLLRNVCQMKPSLSETNVLLEEGPKGLYDTIKMEERSTGKKKYGSSAGNYSTAGGRDVTGFESSRRNQVQSEDDSSGSDYS